In Tistrella mobilis, the genomic window CGGCCGCCTTCAGCTTCCGCTCCATCTCAGGGATCCGGCCATAGGCCAGTTCGCCGGCCCTGGCGAGATCGCCCCGCCGCTGGGCATTGGCTAGTTCCAGCCGCAGCTGATCCAGCTCCTCCTTCAGCTTCTGCACATCTTCGAGCCGCCCCTTCTCGGCCTTCCACGAGGCGGTCATGTCGGCAGTCTGCTTCTCCAGCCCGGCAATCTCGCCCTCAAGCTTGACCAGCCGGTCCTTCGACGCCTGATCGCTTTCACGCTTCAGCGCCTCACGCTCGATCTTGAGCTGGATGAGCCGGCGGTCGAGCTCATCGATCGCCTCGGGCTTGCTCTCGATCTCGATGCGCAGCCGGCTCGCCGCCTCGTCGACCAGGTCGATCGCCTTGTCGGGCAGGAAACGGTCGGTGATGTAGCGGTTGGACAGCGTCGCCGCCGCCACCACCGCGGCATCGGTGATCCGCACGCCGTGATGAAGCTCATACCGCTCCTTCAGGCCGCGCAGGATCGAGATGGTCTCGGCCACCGTCGGCTCTTCGACCATCACCGGCTGGAAGCGCCGGGCGAGGGCGGCATCCTTCTCGATATGCTTGCGATACTCGTCAAGCGTGGTGGCACCGATGCAGCGCAGTTCGCCGCGGGCCAGCTTTGGCTTCAGCAGATTGGACGCATCCATCGAGCCTTCGGCCGCGCCGGCCCCGACCAGGGTGTGCAACTCGTCGATGAACAGCACCACTTCGCCCGCCGCCGCATCGATCTCCTGCAGCACGGCGCGCAGCCGCTCTTCGAACTCACCCCGATATTTGGCACCGGCGACCAGCGCCCCCAGATCCAGCGCCAGCACCTTCTTGCTGCGCAGGCTCTCAGGCACGTCGCCATTGATGATCCTGAGTGCCAGCCCCTCGACGATGGCCGTCTTGCCGACGCCGGGCTCACCGATCAGCACAGGGTTGTTCTTGGTGCGGCGGCTGAGCACCTGGATGGTACGCCGGATCTCTTCGTCGCGGCCGATCACCGGGTCGAGCTTGCCGTCCCGGGCCGCCTGGGTGAGGTCGCGGGCATATTTCTTGAGCGCGTCATAGCCCTGCTCCGCCTGTGCGCTGTCGACCTTGCGGCCTTTGCGCATGTCGCGGATCGCAGCTTCAAGAGCCTGGGGCTTCACGCCGGCCGAAGCCAGCGCCTTCTGCGCCTCTGTCCGGTCGACGAGGGCAAGCGCGAGCAGAAGGGTCTCGGCCGCGACATACTCGTCTTCCAGCCGCTTGGCCAGCGCTTCCGCTTCGGCGAACACCCGGCCGGTATCCGGCGCCAGATACAGCTGACCGGCACCGCTGCCTTCAACCTTGGGCAGGCGGGCAAGTGCACGCTCCGCCGCCTCGCGCAGCTTCGCGGGATCGCCGCCCGCAGCCTGCACCAGACCCAGCCCCACGCCCTGCTCGTCATCGACCAGGACCTTCAGAAGATGTTCGGGCGTGAACTGCTGGTGCCCCCGGCCCTGCGCCAGCTGCTGGGCGGCCTGGAGGAAACCTTTTGCCCGATCGGTATAGCTCTCGATATTCATGCCGTGGCGTCCCTCGACGATCGTCCGATGGAATGGCGCACGTCCCTGCATTCGTGGCGACGGCACCGACCGACCTGACCCGGCGATCCTCCGCTGCTGCGGCCGGCCGCCGGGCGGGCCGGTTGCCCCCGGCCCACATCCCATGTGGTGAACCGGCAACAGTCGTGCAAGATCGCCTCGCACCATCTTCACGCATCGCTATGATGCGGATCTGACCTGCCCTTCCAGGAGACCGAGGGATGGCCGACGGCGCCTTGATCGACATCAACCGCTTCCCCGTGAAGAGCCTGTCGGTGGACCGGCTGGCGGAAGCCCGGCTGGAGACCGGTGCCGGCCTGCCCGCCGACCGCCGCTTTGCCTTTGCGAAGATCGGCACCCAGCCCAACCCCTTCCAGCCCGAATGGCGGCCGAAAGCCGCCTTCCATGTGATGGTGACCGAAGCGCGCATGGCGGCGATCGCCTGCCGCTACGACACCGCGACCGATCGCCTGGTGCTGACCCTGCCGGATGGCGAGGCGATCGCCGGACAGGGTGATGATCCGGATTTCGCGATCCGTGCCGGCCAGCTGGTCGCGCGCCATCTGGAACTGGCCCCGGCGAAGGCGCCGATGCTGGTGAAGGCCCGGGCGGGCTCGTTCACCGACAAGGAACGCCAGATGCTTTCGATCACCAATCTGGCAAGCGGCCGGGCACTGGCCCATGCCATGGAACTTGCACCCGACGCCCTGGATCCGCTGCGCTTCCGCAACAACCTGGTCGCCGATTTCGGCGAGCCCTGGATCGAACGCGACCTGATCGGCCGCACGATCGACATCGGCGAGGTGGCTGTCGAGGTGGTGGCGCCGGTCATCCGCTGTGCCGCCACTCATGTCCGCCCTGGCACCGCCATCCGGGATCTGGAGGTCCTGCCGGCTCTCTCTGCCACTCAGGGTCACAAGGAGTTCGGCGTCTTCACCGTGGTGACCCGGCCGGGCACGATTCGCGCCGGCGATGCGATCACGATCCGCTGAGCCTTCCCCGGCAACAACCCGCCCCGAAACACGAACGCCGCCGTCGGGACAACCGACGGCGGCGTTCGTTCAGGCGACAATGACAGCAGACCAGGCTCGTCAGCCGGCCTCACCCTCATCCGCATCGGTCGCCTTGCGGCGGGTGCGGGTGGTGGTGGTCGCACGCTTGCGGACCGGCTTCTCGGCCACCGCGGCACCCTCGGCGGCCGCTGCTTCCGCGGCCGCTGCCATCTCCGCCTTGGTACGGCGGGTACGGCGCGGCTTGGGCGCCTCTGCCTCGCCGGCATCTGCCGGCGCGGCCTCGGCGGTCCTGGTGCTCCGGCGACGCGGCGCGGGAGCCGGCTCGGCCGGCTGATCGGCCGCCGGTGCCGAAGCGGCAGGGGCTGACGCCGCGGGGGCCGGGGTCACGGGTGCCGGGGCGACGGGCGCAGGGGCGACGGGCGCCGGAGCAGCAGGCGCCGGAGCGACCGGCGCAGCGGCAGGCTTTTCAACCGGCATCGGCTTCTCGACCACCGGAGCCGGCGCGGGCTGCTCGACAACCGGCTGCGGTGCCGGCACCGGGGGCAGGTCACCCGCCGGGCGCCGCTCACGCAGCTGCTCGCCACCGAACAGGTCGCTCTCTCCGCCCCGCTCGGTCTCGCGATCCTCGCGGCCCTCGCCACGATTGCCACGACGACCACGACGGCGACGACCGCCACGCTCGTCATCCCGATCACTACGGTCCGGCCGATCACTCCGTTCAGGCCGATCACCACGGTCGCCGCGCTCGGGACGGTCACCG contains:
- a CDS encoding DUF4167 domain-containing protein, whose amino-acid sequence is MGRQQGGGGGGGGGRPRPQQPVNRNRIFESNGPAGKIKGNLSQVIDRYLAAARDASSSGDRVLAESCLQHAEHYLRLMNGTQDENRTDRIPVQDRFSRPGTETESDEDDTESGDAEGDDEAVEPVERQARGDRFDRGDRERGDRFERGNRFDRGDRTERGERPERADRPERGDRPERGDRPERGDRPERGDRGDRPERSDRPDRSDRDDERGGRRRRGRRGNRGEGREDRETERGGESDLFGGEQLRERRPAGDLPPVPAPQPVVEQPAPAPVVEKPMPVEKPAAAPVAPAPAAPAPVAPAPVAPAPVTPAPAASAPAASAPAADQPAEPAPAPRRRSTRTAEAAPADAGEAEAPKPRRTRRTKAEMAAAAEAAAAEGAAVAEKPVRKRATTTTRTRRKATDADEGEAG
- the clpB gene encoding ATP-dependent chaperone ClpB, whose translation is MNIESYTDRAKGFLQAAQQLAQGRGHQQFTPEHLLKVLVDDEQGVGLGLVQAAGGDPAKLREAAERALARLPKVEGSGAGQLYLAPDTGRVFAEAEALAKRLEDEYVAAETLLLALALVDRTEAQKALASAGVKPQALEAAIRDMRKGRKVDSAQAEQGYDALKKYARDLTQAARDGKLDPVIGRDEEIRRTIQVLSRRTKNNPVLIGEPGVGKTAIVEGLALRIINGDVPESLRSKKVLALDLGALVAGAKYRGEFEERLRAVLQEIDAAAGEVVLFIDELHTLVGAGAAEGSMDASNLLKPKLARGELRCIGATTLDEYRKHIEKDAALARRFQPVMVEEPTVAETISILRGLKERYELHHGVRITDAAVVAAATLSNRYITDRFLPDKAIDLVDEAASRLRIEIESKPEAIDELDRRLIQLKIEREALKRESDQASKDRLVKLEGEIAGLEKQTADMTASWKAEKGRLEDVQKLKEELDQLRLELANAQRRGDLARAGELAYGRIPEMERKLKAAEEQVKSRLLDEAVSDGHIAAIVSRWTGVPVDKMLEGERAKLLRMEQVLGERVIGQAEAVAAVSEAVRRARAGLQDPRRPIGSFLFLGPTGVGKTELSKALAQFLFDDDAALLRIDMSEFMEKHAVSRLIGAPPGYVGYDEGGVLTEAVRRRPYQVILFDEVEKAHPDVFNVLLQVLDDGRLTDGQGRTVDFTNTVIILTSNLGAEVLAGQEPGAPAEDVRAQVMAVVRAAFRPEFLNRLDEIILFHRLGREHMGGIVDIQIADLVKRLAERQIGFELSPAARDWLADAGYDPVYGARPLKRTIQREVQNPLARMVLEGRLPEGSTVRTDVRDGALVFETTRPEAAAA
- a CDS encoding MOSC domain-containing protein, whose amino-acid sequence is MADGALIDINRFPVKSLSVDRLAEARLETGAGLPADRRFAFAKIGTQPNPFQPEWRPKAAFHVMVTEARMAAIACRYDTATDRLVLTLPDGEAIAGQGDDPDFAIRAGQLVARHLELAPAKAPMLVKARAGSFTDKERQMLSITNLASGRALAHAMELAPDALDPLRFRNNLVADFGEPWIERDLIGRTIDIGEVAVEVVAPVIRCAATHVRPGTAIRDLEVLPALSATQGHKEFGVFTVVTRPGTIRAGDAITIR